In Melitaea cinxia chromosome Z, ilMelCinx1.1, whole genome shotgun sequence, a single window of DNA contains:
- the LOC123668499 gene encoding anaphase-promoting complex subunit 15-like, with the protein MNIPFPIIYPHMIYSDWFNADRPYDEDAELTRMEEANKRWLNSVAKKYMKHTPIEKPSAEPMEEVVIDDDVFIVTGNEDPEESEESHDVDEVEEIPTTTTTTTESPPRNNDVEPESLTESPEESPADTADLEVEATLWPYVAQDE; encoded by the exons ATGAATATTCCTTTTCCAATAATATATCCGCATATGATATACTCAGACTGGTTTAATGCTGATAGGCCTTATGATGAAGATGCCGAGTTAACAAGAATGGAAGAAGCGAATAAACGTTGG CTGAATTCCGTGGCCAAAAAATACATGAAGCATACTCCTATTGAGAAGCCGAGTGCAGAGCCGATGGAAGAAGTTGTAATAGATGATGATG tttttatcGTCACAGGAAATGAAGATCCAGAAGAATCGGAGGAGTCCCATGATGTTGACGAAGTTGAGGAGATACCGACCACTACTACAACCACTACGGAATCTCCACCAAGAAACAACGATGTAGAACCAGAGAGCCTGACCGAGAGCCCTGAAGAGAGCCCTGCTGATACTGCAGATCTAGAAGTTGAGGCTACTCTCTGGCCATATGTGGCAcaagatgaataa
- the LOC123668796 gene encoding uncharacterized protein LOC123668796 encodes MTDDKTDKQKYPTAKAELSIIYNQGSCLSQNKIFSVPELIASKKQYKTTYNSKSLDDLFFRNTTHFKSDFLVYIIPKLIYQNKEYHFLNNPVLKIYRCQLNTNEESCCCSCNSDAMFEVMKSLYDCYKKKNCDNCNCILCGHLPREERRLGELRKSSVSVTKVEGEKRKKSKEIIKQKISSLKGKNVAEKEKILRDLIKSGAPLPQPKTKSDKEIIKRVQTELRHVGLPPEPKTASDKKKYDKALEMGLITPLLGKSASEKEKVLQGQADLGLKLPEGHTESEQKLIAKIKAAKIEPSELKVPSSKLRKSKAEGIRTTLQGKTPEEKEKIIKDLAMKGIPLPDGKSASDKKLIDKVRAEIGLPPQPKTSSSKENYAKAQGAGLIVPLEGKTESQKEKLLKEQAKLGLSLPEGRTPSEKALIAKVKAQTPAVVTIASDKIKSTKKGVGLLTPLHGKTLEQKENILKDLAMHNIPLPEPKTPSEKLAADKVRNDLGLPPEPKSKKEVSKYNQAVAAGLITPLEGKTQAEKEKILQGQADLGLQLPEGRSPSEKALIKKVKAKKKKHRGKVVEGILPPDKRQKLDDKTRKVLKEGKGPSDECICRLISPESDKVIESKSKATKTKDIKTPSQKEKIIRELAKQGAPLPVPKTHSEKKILDKIQADLGLPPVPSTPSLKEKYVKAQKEGIIVPLEGKTPSQKEIILKKQAKMGITLPEGRTPSETALVNKIRTAVKPESIASKKLWKAKEAGILTPLTGKSPDEQIRILRNIAKAGLPLPEGKTSSEKQIIQKVKDDMGLPSKGIPSELFRKAKAAGLITPLGDKTQEQKEKILRDRVAMGLPLPDGITPSDKQLIKKIKTSPEIKPLSEKIRLAKAAGLLTPLEGKSPEQKEKVLKGLVKAGLPLPDGKSPSEKKLIEKVREEVGLPPKPKTSSMHNKMKQAHLAGIITPLEGKTSTEKEKILKKMHVNGIPLPKGRTPSEKSLIEKIKADVKLKARKEPSKIEKPKSKDLLTPLEGKTPTQKEKVIRELIKSGQPLPEGKTRSELALINKIKAEMGLIMPPEKVQKLDKKTAKTMKEGKGPSDECICHILSPEVRKEKSAEALRVPSERFRKAKETGLLTPLQGKSIAEKEKILKGLAMQGIPLPEAKTTSEKKLINKIRADVGLPPEPKTSSLKQKYNKAIAAGLITPLQGKSIGQKEKILKGQAQMGLPLPEGRTPSEKSLIQKVKTDYEKPSKTRIGALSEKKGKIKTKSKKIEVAAERLSGKRLTKTKGAITEEFEDIIKTTTCDKGCGCDKKKIRFKHSYVKIRVTSPDISSLCPCPEECLPGVKGGVFTDNEGIKVTVGRAIGIPSFSSRKSFLSDVNLKLYKTFFKPSYAVLSTTELLTSESAFSLFGYHYNVANRSPRNETKSEIKINKESCYMNEIYQKYYNNYSFDRMDIESNDKHINLQTFKENRCKKISFQEFSVTDTSQDTNYKTRKHRTLKIKENCRIISTDTTQDRPCCCEVSGKLDVPSDVCQDRMDNIVTEILTPIILKEADALGTQNQIRSETPNSSRALCNNCGAANKSLQKKVNLLCPCEHHQIFSEDNHTEHQQNKNKKCKCKEKKLLKKNIICECPEEPEPEIDLSEWIDEKQMRKLKSELTQTRSGFKINKPRRKYDLEKSDLDMNFEDILKYIANNLEEENNKYNKDVCDCSSNLESKSKNITNCECPYEEPPSQIQTEETSKEEPFTGIKFHISGKGSGSKGLNGILCFNLLNDFSKQI; translated from the exons atgaccgACGATAAAACAGATAAACAGAAATATCCAACAGCAAAGGCGGAGCTGTCAATAATATAT AACCAAGGATCGTGTCTaagtcaaaacaaaatatttagtgtACCAGAGTTAATTGCTTCAAAAAAGCAATATAAAACAACTTACAATTCAAAAAGCTTAGACGATCTTTTTTTTAGGAATACAACTCACTTTAAGTCTGATTTCTTAGTTTACATTATACCTAAGctcatataccaaaataaagaATACCATTTTCTGAACAATCCTGTATTGAAAATATATCGCTGTCAACTTAATACCAATGAGGAAAGCTGTTGCTGCTCATGCAATTCGGATGCTATGTTTGAAGTAATGAAAAGTCTGTATGAttgttataaaaagaaaaattgtgaTAATTGTAATTGTATACTGTGTGGACATTTGCCTAGGGAAGAAAGACGTTTAGGAGAACTGAGGAAATCTAGTGTGAGTGTAACAAAAGTAGAAGgtgaaaaaaggaaaaaatccaaagaaataattaaacaaaaaatttcttCGCTGAAAGGTAAAAATGTTGcagaaaaagaaaagattttAAGAGATCTTATTAAATCAGGGGCACCATTGCCTCAACCAAAAACCAAATcagataaagaaataattaaaagagtTCAAACTGAACTTAGGC ATGTTGGACTACCACCTGAACCTAAAACTGCTTCAGACAAAAAGAAATATGATAAAGCATTGGAAATGGGCTTAATTACTCCATTGTTAGGGAAGTCTGCatctgaaaaagaaaaagttCTACAAGGCCAGGCAGACTTAGGCTTAAAACTACCTGAAGGTCATACCGAATCAgaacaaaaattaattgctaAAATTAAAGCGGCCAAGATAGAACCATCGGAATTAAAAGTACCGTCATCCAAATTGCGCAAGTCTAAAGCTGAAGGCATTCGAACAACATTACAAGGTAAGACACCagaagaaaaggaaaaaataataaaagatttagCAATGAAAGGTATTCCACTGCCCGATGGTAAAAGCGCATCAGACAAGAAACTAATTGATAAGGTCCGCGCTGAGATCGGTCTTCCACCTCAACCTAAAACTTCTTCGTCTAAAGAAAATTATGCAAAAGCACAGGGGGCTGGTCTAATAGTGCCACTTGAAGGCAAAACTGaatctcaaaaggaaaaacttttaaaagaacAAGCTAAGTTAGGTTTATCACTCCCTGAAGGCCGAACCCCGTCAGAGAAAGCTTTGATAGCTAAAGTAAAAGCACAAACGCCCGCAGTAGTCACAATTGCAtcagataaaattaaaagtactaAAAAAGGTGTAGGTTTATTAACACCATTACATGGGAAAACACTggaacaaaaagaaaatatattaaaagatttAGCAATGCATAACATTCCATTACCGGAACCTAAAACACCGTCAGAAAAGTTAGCTGCTGATAAAGTTCGTAATGATCTTGGTTTACCACCAGAACCAAAATCAAAAAAGGAAGTAAGTAAATACAATCAAGCTGTTGCAGCTGGACTCATTACTCCATTAGAAGGCAAAACACAAGCTGAGAAGGAAAAAATTCTGCAGGGTCAAGCTGACCTAGGCCTTCAACTACCGGAGGGTAGAAGTCCTTCTGAAAAAGCtcttataaaaaaagtcaaagctaaaaaaaagaaacaccgTGGTAAGGTAGTTGAAGGTATATTACCTCCTGATAAAAGACAAAAACTAGATGATAAAACTcgaaaagttttaaaagaagGTAAAGGACCAAGTGATGAATGTATTTGTAGACTAATTTCACCAGAATCAGATAAAGTAATAGAATCAAAATCTAAGGCAACGAAGACTAAAGACATTAAAACTCCATCtcaaaaagagaaaataatacgAGAACTTGCAAAGCAGGGAGCACCGTTACCAGTACCTAAGACacattcagaaaaaaaaattcttgatAAAATACAGGCTGATTTAGGATTACCTCCTGTACCATCAACACcatcattaaaagaaaaatatgttaaagCCCAAAAAGAAGGTATTATAGTTCCACTAGAAGGTAAAACGCCATCACAGAaggaaattattttgaaaaaacaaGCTAAAATGGGTATAACATTACCGGAAGGACGAACGCCTTCAGAAACAGCTTTGGTGAACAAAATTCGCACTGCAGTAAAACCAGAAAGTATAGCTTCCAAAAAATTATGGAAAGCGAAAGAAGCCGGTATTTTAACGCCTCTTACGGGTAAATCTCCAGATGAACAAATAAGAATTTTGAGAAATATAGCCAAGGCAGGGTTACCTTTACCGGAAGGGAAAACTTCTTCcgaaaaacaaataattcaaaaagtaaaaGATGATATGGGTTTGCCATCGAAAGGAATACCTTCTGAACTGTTTCGTAAAGCTAAGGCAGCTGGTCTTATTACGCCATTGGGAGATAAAACACaagaacaaaaagaaaaaattttgagAGATAGAGTCGCTATGGGCTTGCCTCTTCCAGATGGTATTACACCTTCtgacaaacagttgataaaaaaaattaaaacgtccCCTG AGATTAAACCACTTTCTGAAAAAATAAGGTTAGCGAAAGCTGCAGGTTTGTTGACTCCGTTAGAAGGTAAATCACCAGAACAgaaagaaaaagttttaaagggGTTGGTTAAAGCTGGATTACccttacctgatggtaaatcGCCTTcagaaaaaaaactaatagaAAAAGTCCGAGAAGAAGTGGGTTTACCACCGAAACCCAAAACATCGTCGATGCATAACAAAATGAAGCAAGCTCATTTAGCTGGTATTATAACACCTTTAGAAGGGAAAACGTCGacggaaaaagaaaaaatattaaaaaagatgcATGTAAATGGTATACCACTACCAAAGGGGAGAACGCCGTCAGAAAAATCtctaattgaaaaaattaaggcTGATGTTAAATTGAAAGCACGCAAAGAACCATCTAAGATAGAAAAACCTAAATCCAAAGACTTATTAACGCCACTTGAAGGTAAAACCCCTACTCAAAAGGAAAAAGTTATTAGAGAATTAATTAAATCTGGTCAACCTTTACCGGAAGGGAAAACACGTTCCGAGTTagcgttaataaataaaattaaagctgAAATGGGGCTCATTATGCCGCCggaaaaagtacaaaaattgGACAAAAAAACAGCAAAAACTATGAAAGAAGGAAAAGGCCCAAGTGATGAATGTATTTGTCATATCTTATCACCCGAAGTTAGGAAAGAAAAATCCGCAGAAGCCTTAAGAGTTCCGTCGGAAAGATTTCGTAAAGCGAAAGAAACAGGGTTATTAACACCTCTTCAAGGAAAATCCATAGCagagaaagaaaaaatacttaAGGGACTAGCAATGCAAGGAATCCCTCTGCCGGAAGCAAAAACTACATCCGAGAAGAAACTTATAAATAAGATTCGTGCTGACGTAGGCTTACCACCAGAACCGAAAACATCttctttaaaacaaaagtataataAAGCCATCGCTGCTGGTTTAATTACTCCCTTACAAGGTAAGTCTATTGGGCAGaaagaaaaaattttaaaagggcAAGCTCAGATGGGCCTGCCTCTACCAGAAGGAAGAACGCCTTCAGAGAAGTCCTTAATTCAAAAAGTCAAAACTGATTATGAAAAACCTTCAAAGACTCGAATTGGGGCTCTGTCAGAAAagaaaggtaaaataaaaacaaaatctaaaaaaattgaagttgCTGCTGAACGGCTAAGTGGTAAAAGGTTAACCAAAACAAAAGGCGCTATTACAGAAGAATTTGAAGACATTATTAAAACTACTACTTGTGACAAAGGTTGTGGATGtgacaaaaagaaaataagattTAAGCATAGTTACGTTAAAATTAGAGTTACTTCACCTGATATATCTTCTTTATGTCCTTGCCCCGAAGAATGTCTTCCAGGTGTTAAAGGTGGAGTTTTTACTGACAATGAAGGCATCAAAGTAACGGTTGGAAGAGCTATAGGGATACCTTCGTTTTCATCAAGAAAGTCTTTTTTAAGTGatgtgaatttaaaattatacaaaacttttttcaaACCATCTTATGCCGTGTTATCAACAACAGAACTTTTAACTAGTGAAAGTGCTTTTAGTTTGTTCGGCTATCATTATAACGTTGCTAATCGATCTCCTAGGAATGAAACTAAATCcgaaataaaaatcaacaaagAAAGTTGTTATATgaacgagatttatcaaaaatacTATAACAACTATTCCTTCGACCGTATGGATATTGAAAGCAATGATAAGCACATTAATTTGCAAACATTTAAAGAAAATCGTTGTAAAAAGATATCGTTTCAAGAATTTTCTGTCACAGATACTTCGCAGGACACAA actacAAGACACGAAAACATAgaacgttaaaaataaaagaaaactgtcGTATTATTAGTACGGATACTACACAAGATAGACCATGTTGCTGTGAAGTAAGCGGTAAATTAGACGTGCCATCTGATGTATGTCAAGATAGAATGGATAATATTGTAACAGAAATATTGACACCAATCATACTGAAAGAAGCTGATGCCCTAG GGACACAAAATCAAATTCGCAGTGAAACACCCAATTCCTCAAGAGCACTGTGTAATAATTGCGGGGCTGCTAAtaaatcattacaaaaaaaggtaaatttaCTATGCCCTTGCGAACATCATCAAATATTTTCTGAAGATAATCATACTGAAcaccaacaaaataaaaacaaaaaatgtaaatgtaaagaaAAGAAACTTTTGAAAAAGAACATAATATGTGAATGTCCCGAAGAACCTGAGCCTGAAATAGATTTAAGTGAATGGATTGATGAAAAACAAATGCGAAAACTTAAATCTGAGTTAACACAGACAAGATCAgggtttaaaattaataaacctcGAAGAAAGTATGATTTAGAAAAAAGTGACCTAGATATGAATTTCGAagatatattgaaatatattgcAAATAACCTTGAGGAGGAGaacaacaaatataataaagacgTTTGCGACTGTTCAAGTAATTTAGaatcaaaatcgaaaaatatcACAAACTGCGAATGTCCTTACGAAGAGCCACCTTCCCAAATCCAAACTGAAGAAACATCTAAGGAAGAGCCATTTACCGgtattaaatttcatataagCGGCAAGGGATCTGGATCTAAAGGCCTTAATGGAATTTTATGTTTCAACCTGTTAAACGACTTttctaaacaaatttaa